TAAAACAGGAAAGGAGCTGCATATAAGACTTTTTGTGCCGGTGGGAAATAGCTAATTAAGAAGCCTGTGCATTTTACTTACTATGAGCAGTGAACAAAGTTGAAAAGCTAAACCTGCAAAGTAAGGCACCAAATTGGCAATTAGGGGACGGCTTATTACTAAGAAAGTAGAATAATTATTAGGGACTCACCAAACGATGGTGGCAACCTGTTTTCTAGGGGGGCCctgaaaatcatcatttgttCTGCGCTCCAAAATCCAAACAACTACTCCCAcagcaagaaaaaataaaccagTGACAAACCACATCATTGGAGTAAATGGTCTCAAAAACGCCCAAGCACTAGAGTTGAGCTTTTGAACTGGGGCCACTACGACAAGCCCAGACTCAATATATGGCTGCGTGAAATCCACAATCTTTGTCCGATTGGTGGTAATTGTAATGTCACCAACCACAGCATCAAATTCCTACATGGAAGAGGAAAACCAGTGAGTACTCAGGAGTACAAAGTATGTTACATAGTTAAGTTGGTAGAAAGACATTATCAAACATCAAACAACCCACCAGAAATACAACAAACGGCTCAAAACACGTACAGGGCAAAAActgttttcacttttatatcgaattaaaacattttttcaactaaaaactaaaaacaccCCTAAATCACATTAACTTACATTCGTTGTGATCATCTGTAGAAGATTATCGTATACGACAACTCTATGTCCATCTCCAAATGGAATGAACTTATACGGGACCGCATATGGTAATAATGCAAGTGCAGCATTAAATACATCAATGCAATAACCATGAAAAACATCGGAGCCCTCTACTCGAGTAGCAAATTCACGAAAACTAATTCGGACTGGGACTCCAACCCGCAATTGCTTTCCGTTGCTTGAGAATACCCACCCACGAGGCTTTACAGTTGTTTGTCCCGGCCAGATGACCCCATATAGATGATTTGAACGGGAATGATTTAATTTTGCGTTGAGCTCTTCCGGAGGCACAGTTGACAAGCCGGAAGAATTGGACCAATAACCAATTCTCCTCATCCCAGTAGTGCCAATGACATTGATGACTTCATATGCAGTACCAATGAGATTCCCATCTGAAGTGAACTTGATTGGGCCACTTACACCACTTATATTCACCTTTAGAATGCTAGTAAGCAACATGTTCCCTCCATCAAAGATGCTCATACTATCAAAATGCAAGTTCTCTCCATGGAACTCGGTTAATCTCGGatcatttgaaaatgaaatattcCCCCCTTGATTTAAAAATGCGTCGAGTGCATGAGCAAGAAGCCAAACAGTGTCGTAGGCATACAGACCATAAGTATTTAGTCCGAAAACCCCGCCTGTCAAGTTGCTCCATCTCGAAACAAATTTCCTTTTCAGTTCTGAATCCGGAGTGTGCATACGTAAGGTAAGAACCCCTTGAATACCATCCATTGCCGTTGGAGGGAGGGAAGATTCTGTGTCAAGTACAGTAGAGAGCCAATCAGTAGCTATCCACACATATCCACTTTCCATCATCCCCATGTTTTGTGCCACATCAACTACGTCTAGACCCCAGGTAGCATAAATGTGGAGGATAATAACCCGCGACTCCATCAACGCCACCTTAAGCAGTGTATCAGAGATTTCATTCCGACCTACTTTGGGGCTTAAAGGTGCTCTGTATGAGATTTTACAACGTTTCTCGGCGAGCTTGTCACCTAATGCTGCTACTCCATTTCTCCCATGATCATCATCAATATAGATAGCTATTACATCTCGCCATTCGTAATAGCTTATGATTTCTGCTACAGCAGCCATCTGAAATATGTCACTTTGCGTTGTTCTAACAAAGTAAGGGAACTGAAGTGAATTCAAGGTGGGGTCTGTTGCTGCGAAGGATAATAGAGGGACTTGGAGCTCATTCGCAATATGTGAAATTATATGGGCCATAACTGATTGTTGGGGACCAACTATGGCCACTGTATCATTCTCCATAAAGCGCAAAGCTGTGAAAGAACAATGAAAAGTATAATATAATATGTATGATATTCTATGACTTGTCTAAAGGAAGCAATGAGAAAATTGTGAGGGAACAAACAAGAGATGTTTCAGAGAGGATGTACCTTCGATGATTCCCAGAAACCCGCTAGATTGTTTTGTATCCTGCGTGGCAAGTTTCAGTTTAGTTCCTTTTAGAACTGCTGGATTTGAATTCACATCTTCGACTGCAGCTTCTATTGCAACTTTTGCAACTTTCCCAATGGAAGAATTGAAAGACAAAATTGCGCCAATGTTAACAACATTTGGACTTGTAGAAACACGGACACCGGTACCAGTGCCAATGAAAAGCCCATAGCAGAAAATCACTCCCAGAAGCCAAAACATATTCATGGCGACCGCGCGTTTCCAGCACGAGGACACCAAACAACCTAGTCATAAACGATGAAAATAAGCCAAGGTACGTATATATGTTAAAGCAGGGACACCCATGTACACACAGACATGAGACATCCATATACAaatgcgtgtatatatataaagccatgAATTAAGCAAATGCTTGAAACTTAAGTTGCTCTTTGAAGCACGCAAGAAAACAAGTACCTCTAAAAACTACTTCTTTACAAGCTGCGAAGTTTAACGTTGAGTACTAGATATATGCCTTTTCTCAATTTGTTGTGGCTTAGCATCTTTATGGTCAAAGACAGAGTGATACAAGCCTGATGAGATGGAGGGAAAGGGGAACCTTGTGGATCTGGACTCCAACACAATTTGTGTCCATTCgactcatttttctctttctagcttaTCTTCCTTTCTCACCTCCAAACTTGATGGACATTGGATGCTATACATAAtacatttaatttgaaatggaCAGATCCCTGCCTACCATATGCCCCTTTACTTTCTGAAATTATGGCCACTAATTATTTTGGCTTCATGATATATTTCCTTACCTCCTTTAGTCTTTTTCAATAATGCATTATATGCTCGACTCCATCAATATTGATGTGATCATCTAGGCCACTCCAATGCTGTGAATTCTGTCCCATCTCAATGGTTAATTGTCACCCCATTTACGATATCTAAATTAACATCATCgaaattttcagtttttggaaatatatatatatatatatatatatatatatatatatatatatatatatatatatatatatatatatatatatatgttcgtGGTAAGACAGTTGTGTATGTAGTGAAATTTCAAGTCACGTCACTTTTGTAGGGACTAAGCTTTTGATCTAATCCCATCAGACTTTGGAACACCCCGCTTGACTTGGAGTCTTTGCATTAATTACTGACGTGGCATAATGTAAACgtaactaaaagaaaattatagacACGTCACAAATCatgaaattttttgtagtggcatGATCACGTTTGTGGTGCCCTATGGCACTTagggaaaaatttgattttttttttttttttttagagtgaAATTTGAATGTATAAGAgctttgaattttgaatgcatgATTTACTCCTTCAACCAAACCTTTCATCAGACTTTACTCCTCCATGGCTCCATCCTCATCTTCACCCCCTCTTCATGCTTACCCTCCATCTTTGCTCCTTCAACCAAACCTTTCATCAGCCTTTACTCCTTCAACCAACCTCATCAATTCCTGCATCTATTCCATAACCCATAGCCTTCCACAATTACAACATCTTCGTAAGGAGGTCTACGTGTTGTGCACAGGGGAGGAGCCAGCCTTTCAacttttggggggggggggggggggggcaagattgataaaaaaaaaaatggaggggcaaatctgaaaaaataaaaaaatttggacataaatttcctacaaactgatttgtatgAAATATCCTACAACCCACAtgtaaaagtgacatgtgtcccttggcatgtgagaagcacatgttgatTTAAttgcatgtgtttctcacatgcttaaaggacacatgaTGGTATGTCCAATTGGTAATTATTCTTCTCTTCACATTGGGGAATGCCAATTAGCACCATCCAATAAATGATCATGCTACCGTATacatgtgcatatatatatatatatatatatatatatatatatatatatatatatatataggtttaaggtccgtttgagtttgcgattttaaaatgtacgatttaaaaaaataatttttaaaaacgcagttaagtgtttggcaaaatcgcagtttggcctttaaaatcgcaaattaacctttaaaattttgcgttttcaaaaaagcaccttattacttgcaatttgaagaaaaaaaaatagttttctacatttttaaatcgcaatattttaaaaacgcaattccaaaAAGATTCATTTTctgatattttgtttaaaatcaaactttttgtttatgaaatcgcaatctcaaatcTACCTTTAGATTGATATTTGACTCAaaagtttagggttagggttagagttaaaTTTTCCAATCCAATTTCATAAGTGGATCAGATAGCTAGGATCGAAATAAGCTGCAACCTACAAGTGAAGCTGCTTGGCTCAGTGTAATTAATCCACCGACAAATTTCCTTGTAGAACAGGTGTTTTCCTTTGGACGCAAGGGAAGAATATCATTCCCCAATTTTCCTTGATATTATTCTACGTACGTTGCCACGAGTCTATGCACGGACCAAAATTGAGATGAGATGCATGGCTGGAGCACTCAATTGTAGCCACCACCTCATAATTAACAACAAAAGTATTATACCTTAGCAACCTAAAACGACaatgacctatatatatatatatatatatatatatatatatatatatatatatatatatatatatatatatatattaaaaaaaaaaaaaaaaaaaaaaaaacaaccacaatgaaatatatatagatataattataattattattacaaattaattgTTACGAGAATACTTTCGCAAACTCGAAACGGGATAGTTTTAGGTTTGTAGAGGGAACCTAAACCTTTAAAGTCGTTAAAGGAACCTTAGACCTTTTTCAAATACTaggtttgagattaattttctgCTTGTTTCTATTATCCATCAACAACTCTTTAAATATAGATTACAACTTGACTCCTAATTGAAAGATAACACTAAGAGATAACTCCCCTACTTCTACCAACCAAGATAACAATAGACTcctaatgaaataataaaacataagcTTAACACTCACGGAGATATACTCGACgtgaaaaacatttaaaataaactctaatagtCTAGAAATAACTATAATAGGCTATTACTAATTTAAGACTTCTATTCTTATAACATTAATCTGTCcaaaatctaatgataatttttactaccacatttaaaaataacatttctcaaacAACATTTTGTCAAGatcatttttaacatttttgaaatgagatgagttttttttttaatttgggtcTAAGATTATTAGGCATAAGATTTAGTTTGAGAGATCCTTGAGATATGCCCAAAAAATAAGGATTAAATATACTTTTGGTCTTTgaattttggaaactttattttttagtacctgagtttcaattcgcatcatatatagatggtacctcaattttgagaaaaaaccGAATTAGTACCTTAGTTAAGTTTtccgtctaaaaactaacggGGGATTGACACGTATTAcagtataaaaaattaaaaaatctttaaaatttaattaataaaattaattaaaaaaaaaaaaaaaaagaagaaaaggggtggccggccacccctattttggccCAAGGGAGCCACCCTCTtaaccggtctggggtggctgaaccacccatgggggtggtttggccaccccatggcaggaaaaaaaaacaaaaaatcaaggattttggccgatctaggggtggcttagccaccctcctcctttttctttttctttttctttttttttttaaaaaaaagtttttaataatttttttagttttattatttttttaattttttaatttttttttttttttgtaattttttatattgtgacatCAGGGGTTaacacgtggcggaccgttagtttttggacgaaaaacttgactaaaataataatttggtctttttccaaaactaaagtatcatctgtgatgcgaattgaaactcagagactaaaaaataaagttttcaaaactcaaggaccagaaatgtatttaacccaaaaaataatttagtcactggagtcaaattcttttaaaacatTTGAAGGATTGCGTTAGGTGCCACGTCTGCCCCAATAAAATGACaacatgtcactcttaattaaaaaatataaatatataaaactaaatattattttaaaaaatgaaaaaagaaaatgaagaggcTTTGGGGAAACCGACAGCAacccccagccaatgggggtggccggaaaTGGCACGCGGTGTAACgcccccgccttttacaaaaaagcgtaagtgaaatttttttaatttccacaTCACATTACGACATTATCAAAGATGAGATCTGGtagcagaatatatatatatatatatatatatatatcagagcTATCTGAAATACCTCTAGacatttcttaaaaattatttaattactctATGCTAATTACATCAAGACGTGTGTCACTGATGACACCAAAAGCATTCATGGAAAACCTACTGGATGCAAACCTTTCTCTAAACATGATATATACAAAAGCATGAGAACACCAATAATTACAACTAAATATACGAATATTGACTTTGATCCTTAAAGCTAGCATAATCCATTTCTTCATCTTTAGAACCTGCACCAATAAATATGTGATTGCAGATTCTTCTACAATCTTATACTGTaatcaagtgagtcaactgttttcaataatataatgactACTAGAGGTGGGCAAAACCGTGCAAAACCGCACCGCATGAACCACACTACCCCACCCCGCCCCTACTGATTTTTACGTTGATATTTGCGGGCACGATTTGGATTTTTGCCAAATTGTGCGGGGCGGGGAGGGGCATGGGTTTAGGATTTTCTCAACACCGGATCCTCGCCCCGCCCTGCACTACATAAACCTAAAAcacctaaaaaaataattaaaaaaaaacccctaacccCCCTGTCCAGCGACTCCGGCTGTCCCTCACGAGTCATGCAACTCACGCCTCACTTCAAATGAAATGAGTCATCATTTCTTCATCTTTGTTACTACTCAATACTCACACATTGAATTCTTTGAGCAGGACAAGAGGAAGACGGCGGCTAAGATGTTGGCTAAGATAATTTGATTTGCGAAAAGAAGacgaaagagaaagaagagacgAAGCCTGAATTTCAGGGAAAAGGAAAATCGTTTTCGTCGATTATTGAAGACCTTAAGGGTAAAATTGTAAAAGTTGGGAGGTTGGAAGACTCTAGAAACCACGTGGCAGATGATGATTGAAGTTTGTTTCAAAGTGACTTATAGATATAAGTCACTACTAACTCTAAACGGTGCCTTTTTGCATGTGCGTTCTGGCTTTTGCAGCCTGTTTTCATACGGtgcatttaaccctaattttcaaaaacaaaaaaatgtgaaaactgaaaaagtaAAAACGCCGCGCGGCCTCTTTAattttcctcatcttcttcttccatctcAGACCATCTCCATCTTTCTCACTcctccacttcttcttcttctagttcTTCTAGAGTTTACAAAATGGTGACCATGGAGAGCAAGAGCTTGATAGGCCTCGTGAATCGGATACAGAATGTGATGGGAGTGGCTGATTCGTCGACAGGAGTGGCTAATTCAAGACCTTCAGTTGTGGCTCAGGGATTGCGTCCTTGTCCATAGGTTGATGTTTCTCTGttactataaattttttatgatttgtttgtttCCTAAGAAAATCGAGAAAACGAGAAATTTGGTGATTTGTTTTTGGCTTTGGTTTGAATTCGCCCCGCCCTACACAACCCACACTCCCCGCCCCGCATGTACACGCCCCTCATGGTTCCACTCTGTAACACACTGTTCACGGGTTGAGAATTCTCAACCCGCAGGGGTGCGAggcgggggcaaaaagggcAGAAATCTGCCCCGCCCCGTGCACACCCCTAATGACTACTGATTCATTTAGAAACACATAACGCaattataacaatttttatGCACAATTTCGTTAACAGTTCTACATGCATAATTTCATTAACAATTCTATATACACAATCTCATTCATTAATACAGTTTTGCTTGTTTATAGGTGTCGTGGGCCTCTAACTCATGATACGGTATTTTCATTTATAGATGTCATGGGCCTCTAACGATCTCCGGTCTTATCATTTATTGGTGGTGTGGGCCTCTAACCCCCGGTCTTGCTTTTAACACGTTCATAACTCATAACACTAAAATATGCAATATCAATTTATTAATAGACTCATGATTCATGATAGTAAAATATGCAAGATTCCAAACAAAtcgcatataattaaataaactcATAATCATGGCATTAAAGAAACCAGTAGAAATGCTTATTGCCCTTTGGTGCAGTTCTCAGTTCATCATTTGTAATAAATACACATATTCATGAGATTTCATTATTATCACCCATAGGAGTCACATCTAACATAACACTCAATTGtttatatttatacatacataGAAACATTCATAATATGTTAAAATCTCACATATTGTTATGGATTTAAGGAACTTAAGATAATATGTTAAAATCTCACATATTAATTCATAATGACAaacacttatatatatttttcataaatcattaaaactcatccaataatATTTGGGCCTTTTCTTCAAgagaattacttttttaaaacaccAACTTAGCATCAAATCTTAAATAAACATCAACTCATTAGTTAATCAAAACACTCAACAAATACCTAATATGAAAATATTACAATCATCCAAGTAAaccacaaaaaccaaaacaccCAATCCACCTATACAATCAGCCGAATCGGCCAAAATAGAAAATGGAGATTTTCCAAAGCTGATCCGGCCAAGAATCACAAATCCAGCAATTAGCAAAACCAATACCCAGACACAAAATACAGAGGGTCATATGGCCAACTTCAACtgtaacacacacacacacgcacacaatCGTGTAAACAAGGACCCAAATCCATACACACACACTCGATCAAGAACAACCCCAAATCAgccaacacaaaatactcataaaaacatcacacaacCAGTCAAAGTATCCCAAAACAATTCGACAATAACCCACTGCCAACTTCTATCCAACCGGCCAAAAACAGGGGAAAAATCCAACATATTACAAGCAAACCAAAATCTAACTCTATGATAAGAACCCGAAATTGGGAACTCAAAAGGGAACTTTTTATTGATAATTCATTGATGTCGTAGCTCATAGGCAAGGGTTACATTTATAGGAAGGGAAGTATGATAACAAAGGATGGAATTAAGACAACAAGGAAAGGGAATAAAGCTAATTGTCTTGCCATATAAACTAAGCCGAGAATGGAAGTAACCGTTAGAGGATAAGCATGATTCAGAAAGTAAGCTTGGTGCCAACTACGTCTAGCCGCATGCCTTAGGTGGAACCCTTAATTGCTGGAAACCCAAATTGATAGCTAGGATGCCGGAAACCCTAATTGCTATTTGTCATGCTTATCATTCTCGCCACCTTGAAAtcaaccttgtcctcaaggttgaAAATTGGGGAATCGTTCTTGGAGGGAATGAGCTTCTTCTCACGTGGCATCTTCTGGGGGTAAGGTGGTCCATTG
Above is a genomic segment from Alnus glutinosa chromosome 12, dhAlnGlut1.1, whole genome shotgun sequence containing:
- the LOC133852758 gene encoding glutamate receptor 3.6-like, yielding MNMFWLLGVIFCYGLFIGTGTGVRVSTSPNVVNIGAILSFNSSIGKVAKVAIEAAVEDVNSNPAVLKGTKLKLATQDTKQSSGFLGIIEALRFMENDTVAIVGPQQSVMAHIISHIANELQVPLLSFAATDPTLNSLQFPYFVRTTQSDIFQMAAVAEIISYYEWRDVIAIYIDDDHGRNGVAALGDKLAEKRCKISYRAPLSPKVGRNEISDTLLKVALMESRVIILHIYATWGLDVVDVAQNMGMMESGYVWIATDWLSTVLDTESSLPPTAMDGIQGVLTLRMHTPDSELKRKFVSRWSNLTGGVFGLNTYGLYAYDTVWLLAHALDAFLNQGGNISFSNDPRLTEFHGENLHFDSMSIFDGGNMLLTSILKVNISGVSGPIKFTSDGNLIGTAYEVINVIGTTGMRRIGYWSNSSGLSTVPPEELNAKLNHSRSNHLYGVIWPGQTTVKPRGWVFSSNGKQLRVGVPVRISFREFATRVEGSDVFHGYCIDVFNAALALLPYAVPYKFIPFGDGHRVVVYDNLLQMITTNEFDAVVGDITITTNRTKIVDFTQPYIESGLVVVAPVQKLNSSAWAFLRPFTPMMWFVTGLFFLAVGVVVWILERRTNDDFQGPPRKQVATIVWFSFSTLFTAHREKIDSALGRLVLLIWLFVVLILNSSYIASLTSILTVEQLSYSVKGIESLIISDDPIGYQRGSFTENYLMEELNIQKSRLVPLDSAEEFEKALNDGPNKGGVAAVVDKRAYMELFLSSRCEFGIVGQEFTKMGWGFAFPRESLLALDMSTAILKLSENGELQKIHDKWLSRQACSSEGAKQEVDRLPLKSFWGLFLLCGVACFVALLLYVVKMVHQYMRHSGRSSQSFLSFVKEKENHVHKMEEPENSRDNRKRRKKVTNHWINHC